A single genomic interval of Desulfovibrio sp. TomC harbors:
- a CDS encoding SCP2 sterol-binding domain-containing protein, translating to MANQNDHPAVKRYQERKASNTVQAPIPRLSAVDLREMCLACGADDVGIVEIDRPSLAGEKEDILALFPWTKSLVSFVGRINRENLRSPARSIASLELQKTEERLNHAAQALASALERKGIRAVTPAVGFPMETDQWLGKMHVVSHKPVAVAAGLGMMGLHRNVIHPVFGSFVLLSTVLIDAEVDEYSSPLDYNPCLDCKLCAAACPTGAIGRDGVFNAINCLTHTYRELIGGFTDWVENIADSKSAVDYRGKVSDAETVSRWQSLACGPCYKSVYCMAVCPAGDEVIPQYLVDKKKFIEDVVKPLQQKTETVYVLPGSDAESHVLRTFPHKKVQRVGNGIRVPSVAAFLESMPRAFQRHSSAGLAATYHFSFSGIEQIEATVIIKDKTISVQRGHAGVPDVRVNADAKIWLRVLHKETSIIKEIIFRKIRVKGPMKLFKAFGRCFA from the coding sequence ATGGCGAACCAGAACGATCATCCGGCAGTAAAACGCTATCAAGAGCGAAAGGCATCAAACACGGTTCAGGCTCCCATTCCAAGATTGAGCGCCGTTGATCTGCGCGAGATGTGCCTGGCCTGCGGCGCGGACGATGTTGGCATTGTTGAAATCGACCGGCCATCGTTAGCCGGGGAGAAGGAGGACATTCTCGCGCTGTTCCCATGGACAAAATCCCTCGTCAGTTTTGTGGGGCGGATCAACCGGGAGAACTTGCGAAGTCCTGCCCGCTCCATAGCAAGTCTCGAACTGCAGAAGACAGAGGAGCGGCTGAACCACGCTGCCCAGGCATTGGCATCGGCCCTTGAGCGGAAAGGCATCCGGGCCGTGACGCCGGCAGTCGGGTTTCCGATGGAAACGGACCAATGGCTGGGAAAGATGCACGTGGTGTCGCACAAGCCCGTGGCCGTTGCGGCCGGGCTCGGGATGATGGGCCTGCACCGGAATGTCATTCACCCGGTCTTTGGGAGTTTTGTTCTGCTGAGTACCGTGCTTATCGATGCCGAGGTGGACGAGTACAGCAGTCCCCTGGATTACAACCCTTGTCTTGATTGCAAGCTCTGCGCGGCTGCTTGTCCCACGGGAGCCATAGGTCGGGACGGGGTGTTCAACGCCATAAACTGCCTGACGCATACCTATCGGGAACTGATAGGCGGGTTCACGGACTGGGTTGAAAATATCGCGGACAGTAAAAGCGCCGTCGATTACAGGGGAAAAGTAAGCGATGCCGAAACTGTTTCGCGCTGGCAGAGCCTCGCCTGTGGGCCGTGCTACAAGTCGGTTTATTGTATGGCCGTCTGCCCTGCGGGCGATGAGGTGATCCCGCAGTATCTTGTAGACAAGAAGAAATTCATCGAGGATGTGGTGAAGCCGCTCCAACAAAAGACGGAGACGGTCTACGTCCTCCCTGGCTCCGACGCTGAAAGCCATGTTCTGCGGACATTCCCGCACAAGAAGGTACAGCGGGTGGGCAACGGCATCAGGGTGCCGTCCGTGGCCGCCTTTCTCGAATCCATGCCGCGCGCCTTCCAACGGCACAGCTCGGCAGGGCTTGCCGCAACCTACCATTTTTCGTTCAGTGGAATAGAGCAGATCGAAGCGACAGTGATCATCAAGGACAAAACGATCAGCGTGCAACGAGGCCACGCCGGCGTCCCGGACGTACGGGTGAACGCTGATGCGAAAATATGGTTGCGGGTGCTGCACAAGGAAACGTCAATAATAAAGGAAATCATCTTCAGAAAAATCCGCGTCAAAGGGCCGATGAAGTTGTTCAAGGCTTTTGGCCGGTGCTTTGCCTAG
- a CDS encoding LysR family transcriptional regulator — protein MKAPHFADYLAVFVDVVRAGSFSAAARDRAVTPSAIVRQINTLEQELGVPLLIRSTRSLTMTDAGQSLFERAKRLLDDLADAHAEVSAFHGLVAGTLRVACFPTFGKRYVLPVLAKLQAEYPSLKVELDLNEKLGDPVLERLDVVIRMGELPDSTLIAAKLAPLNRVLAASPAYLGRKGVPSDVAELAGHRLLDKLHRADLLGWSDVLGRPAAEVSNDPVAFRSDDFEALRGAAIAGMGVTFLPTWVVGPDIKAGVLTRIPLAGEPWNARPSGIYLLRSVPLPSAKVRAFVEALRAFINAPPIWEP, from the coding sequence ATGAAGGCACCTCATTTCGCCGACTATCTGGCTGTGTTCGTCGACGTGGTCAGGGCTGGGAGCTTTTCCGCCGCGGCGAGGGATCGGGCGGTGACGCCCTCAGCCATTGTCCGGCAAATCAACACGCTCGAACAGGAACTCGGCGTTCCTCTCCTCATCCGGTCCACTCGCTCCCTCACCATGACGGATGCAGGGCAAAGTTTATTCGAACGGGCGAAGCGGCTTCTCGACGACCTCGCCGACGCCCATGCCGAGGTCTCCGCTTTCCATGGTTTGGTCGCCGGTACGCTGCGCGTCGCCTGCTTCCCGACGTTCGGCAAGCGCTATGTCCTGCCGGTTCTCGCGAAACTGCAGGCGGAGTATCCATCGCTTAAGGTTGAACTCGACCTGAATGAGAAGCTGGGCGACCCGGTGCTTGAAAGGCTCGACGTGGTTATCCGCATGGGGGAGTTGCCAGACAGTACGTTGATCGCCGCCAAGCTGGCCCCTCTGAACCGGGTGCTGGCGGCAAGTCCAGCCTATCTCGGGCGAAAAGGCGTGCCGAGCGACGTCGCGGAACTTGCAGGTCACCGGCTGCTGGACAAGTTGCACCGCGCTGATCTTTTGGGCTGGAGTGACGTGCTCGGTCGTCCGGCGGCTGAGGTTTCAAACGATCCGGTAGCCTTTCGATCCGATGACTTCGAGGCGCTGCGCGGGGCTGCCATTGCCGGCATGGGCGTGACATTCCTGCCCACCTGGGTCGTTGGCCCCGATATCAAGGCCGGCGTGCTTACCCGGATTCCGCTTGCCGGCGAGCCATGGAACGCACGCCCATCGGGCATCTATCTACTCCGTTCGGTGCCCCTGCCGAGCGCCAAGGTCCGCGCCTTCGTCGAGGCGCTCCGTGCCTTCATCAATGCTCCGCCGATTTGGGAGCCGTAG
- a CDS encoding uroporphyrinogen decarboxylase family protein encodes MNSLERVFSTVKGDPVDRRAFSLVLSLYGAKLTNCPLSEYYASPEKYLAGQRAVVELADPDILFTPFALPLEARAFGCTLKQFDTAPPNVIRPACKGLSDLAALHAPSVTDDPGLRYLVEATRLLAHEFGGDKPIAALLTAPMDLPALLVSIGEWIEALLFDADKRDELFRLASDHFVALATSFFEAGASFVVIPVMFANPQLLTPKLVGEYVIPALARAFSRVPGPIVFHHGGNPLVSHLGLVRDLPNVVGFALDHRDSFAQARAAVGEGPVLLGNLSGPHLPGLSPAEAYVRTRKIMSALACDPRSIFCTSSADIPWSTPPETIKAVVAAVLDAGQE; translated from the coding sequence ATGAACTCCCTTGAGCGTGTTTTTTCGACGGTGAAGGGGGACCCCGTAGACCGCCGCGCCTTCTCCCTGGTCCTCAGTTTGTATGGAGCGAAGCTCACGAATTGCCCCTTATCGGAATATTACGCATCGCCAGAAAAATACCTGGCCGGGCAGCGCGCCGTGGTGGAACTCGCGGACCCGGATATTCTTTTTACGCCTTTTGCCCTCCCCCTTGAGGCCAGGGCGTTCGGCTGCACCCTGAAACAGTTCGACACCGCGCCGCCAAACGTCATCCGCCCCGCCTGCAAGGGGCTGTCTGATCTGGCAGCCCTGCATGCTCCGAGCGTGACCGATGACCCCGGCCTGCGCTACCTCGTCGAAGCAACACGGCTCCTGGCGCACGAGTTCGGGGGCGACAAACCGATAGCCGCCTTACTGACCGCGCCCATGGATCTGCCCGCCCTGCTCGTCTCCATTGGCGAATGGATCGAAGCCCTCCTTTTCGACGCCGACAAAAGGGACGAATTGTTCCGTCTGGCCAGCGACCACTTCGTCGCGCTGGCCACGTCCTTTTTTGAGGCAGGGGCCAGCTTCGTGGTCATCCCGGTCATGTTCGCCAATCCGCAACTCCTCACTCCGAAGCTGGTGGGCGAATACGTGATTCCAGCCCTTGCCAGGGCCTTTTCGCGCGTCCCCGGCCCCATTGTGTTCCACCACGGCGGCAATCCCTTGGTTTCGCACCTGGGGCTGGTCCGGGACCTGCCAAACGTGGTGGGATTCGCCCTGGACCACCGCGACAGCTTTGCCCAAGCCCGGGCCGCCGTCGGGGAAGGCCCGGTGCTTCTCGGCAACCTGAGCGGCCCCCATCTTCCAGGCCTCTCGCCAGCGGAAGCCTACGTGCGGACGCGGAAGATCATGTCGGCCTTGGCCTGCGACCCGCGTTCCATTTTTTGCACCAGCAGCGCCGACATCCCATGGAGCACGCCGCCTGAGACGATCAAAGCCGTTGTCGCGGCCGTTCTGGACGCAGGCCAGGAGTGA
- a CDS encoding DUF1638 domain-containing protein has protein sequence MSGSAQKTLLVSCSIFRQEILQLGRIVTDRCSLKFLDSMLHMHPHRLDTMLHRVTRTAARPLLLVYGDCCPHMGDLAKLPQVRKVPGLNCCDIILGHDAYRRLRRESAFFFMPEWTGRWEEVFRRELGLESQDLAREFMHEMHKRLVYLDTGLTETPYETLADIEAFFDMPVTVMHPGLDQLKAAILNGLERLDHYA, from the coding sequence ATGAGCGGGTCTGCCCAGAAGACGCTGCTCGTCAGCTGTAGCATTTTTCGCCAGGAAATCCTGCAGCTTGGCCGGATCGTAACGGACCGGTGCAGCCTGAAATTCCTGGACTCCATGCTGCACATGCATCCCCACAGGCTCGATACAATGCTTCACCGCGTAACCCGGACCGCAGCGCGCCCCCTCTTGCTGGTTTACGGAGACTGCTGTCCGCACATGGGTGATTTGGCGAAGCTGCCCCAAGTCAGGAAGGTGCCCGGACTCAACTGCTGCGACATCATTCTCGGCCATGACGCCTACCGCCGGCTGCGGCGTGAAAGCGCATTCTTCTTCATGCCGGAGTGGACAGGGCGGTGGGAGGAGGTCTTCCGGCGGGAGCTTGGCCTGGAAAGTCAGGATCTGGCCCGGGAATTCATGCATGAGATGCACAAACGCCTTGTCTATCTCGATACAGGCCTCACCGAGACGCCCTACGAGACTTTGGCGGACATAGAGGCCTTTTTCGACATGCCTGTTACGGTCATGCATCCCGGACTTGACCAGCTCAAGGCTGCCATTCTCAACGGCTTGGAAAGGTTGGACCATTATGCCTGA
- a CDS encoding NADP-dependent oxidoreductase, with amino-acid sequence MKALTFKRYGKSPDIGFANIPQPALKANELLVQVHAAGVNPIDNMIPTGKFKPVLHFQLPATLGSDLAGVVTTIGSRVTRFKPGDAVFANLFDLGTGVIAEFAVVPESVAALKPKNLDFVQAASIPMVGLTSWQALKERANLKAGQKVFIPAGSGGIGTFAIQLAKHLGAVVGTTTSTGNVELVRRLGADEIVDYKKQAFEKTLRGYDVVLGTVRGDAIEKSIDILKPGGRIVSLVGPLDAAFARARRQNFFLTFVFGMMSRKIMRLARKKEVTYQFLFVRPEGDQLAEIGKLLAAERIQPVIDTVFPFEQANDALSYLAQGHSKGKIVIKIC; translated from the coding sequence ATGAAAGCACTCACTTTCAAACGCTATGGCAAGTCGCCCGACATTGGGTTCGCCAACATTCCCCAGCCTGCGCTGAAGGCCAACGAATTGCTGGTGCAAGTCCACGCTGCCGGCGTGAACCCGATCGACAACATGATACCGACGGGGAAGTTCAAGCCAGTTCTCCATTTCCAGCTTCCCGCCACGCTGGGAAGCGATCTGGCCGGTGTGGTCACAACAATCGGCAGTCGCGTGACGCGCTTCAAGCCAGGCGATGCCGTCTTCGCCAACCTCTTCGACCTGGGTACGGGTGTGATCGCGGAATTCGCGGTAGTGCCCGAGAGCGTTGCCGCGCTGAAGCCGAAAAATCTGGACTTCGTGCAAGCCGCATCAATCCCGATGGTCGGACTCACCTCGTGGCAAGCGCTGAAGGAACGTGCCAATCTCAAGGCCGGTCAGAAGGTGTTCATCCCGGCAGGGTCCGGCGGCATTGGCACGTTTGCGATCCAGTTGGCAAAGCACCTCGGCGCCGTCGTGGGAACGACCACCAGCACGGGCAACGTCGAACTGGTACGTCGCCTTGGCGCGGACGAGATTGTCGACTACAAGAAGCAAGCATTCGAGAAAACGCTGCGTGGCTACGACGTCGTGCTGGGCACCGTCAGGGGCGACGCGATTGAAAAATCCATCGATATCCTTAAGCCTGGAGGCCGAATCGTCTCTCTCGTCGGGCCGCTGGACGCAGCATTCGCTCGTGCTCGACGACAAAACTTCTTTCTGACGTTCGTCTTCGGCATGATGAGCCGCAAGATCATGCGTCTTGCGAGAAAGAAAGAAGTCACCTACCAATTTCTCTTCGTGCGTCCCGAGGGCGATCAACTTGCCGAAATCGGCAAGCTCCTCGCAGCGGAGCGCATCCAGCCCGTGATTGATACGGTGTTTCCGTTCGAGCAGGCAAATGATGCGCTTTCGTACCTCGCCCAGGGACATTCCAAGGGAAAAATTGTCATCAAGATCTGTTGA
- a CDS encoding cobalamin B12-binding domain-containing protein, with amino-acid sequence MSQDTQALRAQLFDHIIEAQRDQAVELLTIQGIARGFSHAVREILEPVLLEIGERWAKDRLSLAQGYVAGKVAEDILVKMAQSSPPPEKSPKGPVVIGNIEDDYHALGRKMVAVFLAAAGWKVVDLGNDVLPAQFVDKAEEVSARVIGVSAMMLTTAENIRFVRQELDRRGLTGRVQLAVGGAVINLRPELASALGGDGTCQNAIQAPGLFDTLWARSLAFEGCHELP; translated from the coding sequence ATGTCTCAGGACACCCAGGCTCTTCGAGCACAATTATTTGACCACATCATTGAGGCCCAGCGGGACCAGGCTGTGGAGCTACTGACCATCCAAGGCATCGCCAGAGGCTTCAGCCATGCCGTGCGTGAAATATTGGAACCCGTGCTTTTGGAGATAGGCGAGCGCTGGGCCAAGGATCGGTTGTCCCTGGCACAAGGATATGTGGCCGGTAAAGTGGCTGAGGATATTTTGGTCAAGATGGCGCAGTCATCGCCACCTCCGGAAAAATCTCCAAAGGGTCCAGTCGTTATCGGCAACATCGAGGATGATTATCATGCCTTGGGCAGAAAGATGGTGGCGGTTTTCCTCGCCGCGGCCGGCTGGAAGGTCGTGGACCTGGGCAATGATGTGCTCCCGGCGCAGTTTGTGGACAAGGCGGAGGAGGTAAGCGCCCGCGTCATCGGCGTTTCGGCCATGATGCTGACGACGGCGGAAAATATTCGCTTCGTGCGCCAGGAACTCGACAGGCGGGGCTTAACAGGACGAGTGCAGCTCGCCGTTGGCGGCGCGGTCATCAACCTCAGGCCCGAGCTGGCGTCAGCCCTGGGGGGCGACGGCACGTGCCAAAACGCCATCCAAGCCCCGGGCCTTTTCGATACGCTGTGGGCAAGATCGCTGGCGTTCGAGGGGTGTCATGAACTCCCTTGA
- a CDS encoding PAS domain-containing hybrid sensor histidine kinase/response regulator: protein MPDNISDQSAFALLFTDLVTNIMALADSPGRCCEYIASQIREILAIRTVVIVEYSHFIGKPEHKVRTICPERRQDIALKTEIQDLIKLSQTIETVVYLTLEELPDKSGLGIAKGLGVGDAVVVPLRHGGTHIGVIFLLGVMDNNGIGSIISTLDRLSPILALILRNAYLYKNLEQEVARRTEALRANEERYRALFSSISDPVLVADRKTGILVECNEAAERFFGRNRGQLLGLPQWTLHPMTTPTREGFTENFKQAVASQNKQSDVELLTAAGEVRMAEVFSNSFDFQGQELILGVFRDVTERKQTEEALRTARDHAERASRAKSEFLANMSHEIRTPLNGIIGMLQLMQTTSLDDTQQEYLAGAVKSSKRLTHLLSDILDLSRIEAGQLTLLEEEFDISSQLEATSDLFALEVKEKGLTLDFRIDAGMPLRLIGDKSRLQQILFNLVGNAIKFTDTGKVGVHVMPLGSHTRRFRALFVVQDTGIGITEDLQRIIFEPFTQAEGSYTRRFQGAGLGLSIVRKLVRMMDGELALESTIGVGTTIYCSLPFKLPDLPRDQATPAKPVFAMRQAHSLRILFAEDEVVSLMAGKRMLEKAGHAVTTAMDGQEVLARVAEQDFDLILMDVQMPVVDGVAATRAIREGRAGPEKTGTPIIAMTAYAMAGDKEKFLLAGMNGYVSKPVDMTELHTTIDQVMLEKGLTTD, encoded by the coding sequence ATGCCTGACAACATTTCCGACCAGAGCGCCTTCGCGTTGCTTTTTACGGACTTGGTGACAAACATCATGGCTCTCGCCGATTCACCTGGCCGTTGCTGTGAATACATTGCCAGCCAAATTCGGGAGATTCTCGCGATTCGCACCGTGGTCATCGTGGAATACTCCCATTTTATCGGGAAGCCTGAACACAAGGTACGTACCATTTGCCCAGAGCGTCGCCAGGATATTGCCCTCAAAACGGAGATACAAGACCTTATCAAGCTCAGCCAGACAATAGAAACCGTCGTCTACCTTACTCTAGAAGAATTGCCCGACAAAAGTGGCCTTGGCATTGCAAAAGGTCTCGGCGTGGGCGACGCTGTTGTGGTTCCTCTGCGGCACGGCGGAACGCACATCGGAGTCATATTTCTGCTCGGGGTTATGGATAATAACGGGATAGGCTCGATTATCAGCACATTGGATCGCTTGTCGCCTATTTTAGCATTGATTTTACGCAACGCCTACTTATACAAAAATCTAGAGCAAGAAGTTGCCCGCCGCACCGAGGCGCTAAGGGCCAATGAGGAACGTTATCGCGCCCTTTTCTCTTCCATAAGCGATCCGGTTCTCGTGGCCGACCGAAAGACCGGCATCCTCGTAGAGTGCAACGAAGCGGCTGAAAGGTTCTTTGGCCGCAACCGTGGCCAACTTCTTGGTCTGCCGCAATGGACTTTGCATCCAATGACGACGCCCACGAGAGAAGGCTTCACCGAAAACTTCAAACAAGCCGTGGCCTCACAAAACAAACAATCAGACGTAGAACTATTAACTGCGGCCGGCGAAGTCAGAATGGCAGAAGTATTTAGTAATAGCTTCGATTTCCAGGGTCAGGAGTTGATCCTCGGCGTTTTTCGGGATGTCACGGAGCGCAAGCAAACCGAGGAAGCGCTACGGACGGCTCGGGACCATGCGGAAAGAGCTTCTCGCGCCAAATCGGAATTCCTTGCCAATATGAGCCACGAAATACGTACGCCGCTCAATGGCATCATAGGCATGCTCCAACTCATGCAAACCACTTCCCTGGATGACACGCAGCAGGAATACCTCGCTGGCGCGGTCAAATCGTCTAAACGTCTCACACACTTGTTGTCCGATATACTGGATCTTTCCAGGATTGAGGCAGGACAACTGACTCTATTGGAAGAAGAGTTTGACATTTCGAGCCAACTAGAAGCTACCAGCGATCTTTTCGCTTTGGAGGTGAAAGAGAAAGGCCTAACACTGGATTTTCGCATCGACGCCGGCATGCCGCTCCGACTTATCGGAGACAAGTCCCGGCTGCAGCAAATACTCTTTAATCTGGTTGGCAACGCGATCAAGTTTACCGACACCGGCAAGGTGGGCGTTCACGTCATGCCACTGGGTTCTCACACACGACGATTCCGTGCGCTTTTTGTCGTGCAGGATACCGGAATTGGCATCACAGAGGATCTGCAACGAATCATCTTCGAACCATTTACCCAGGCGGAAGGATCCTACACCCGGCGATTTCAAGGGGCCGGACTTGGCCTCTCGATCGTTCGCAAACTGGTCCGCATGATGGACGGCGAACTTGCCCTCGAGAGCACCATCGGCGTAGGAACGACGATCTATTGTTCGCTCCCCTTCAAACTCCCGGACCTGCCGCGCGACCAGGCAACGCCAGCAAAGCCGGTTTTCGCAATGCGACAAGCCCACTCCCTGCGCATACTTTTTGCCGAAGACGAGGTCGTAAGCCTGATGGCCGGCAAACGCATGCTTGAAAAAGCAGGCCATGCGGTGACAACAGCTATGGATGGCCAGGAAGTGCTTGCCCGCGTGGCGGAACAGGACTTCGACCTGATCCTTATGGACGTGCAAATGCCTGTCGTAGATGGTGTGGCAGCCACCAGGGCCATTCGCGAGGGAAGGGCCGGGCCTGAGAAAACAGGCACTCCCATCATTGCCATGACCGCCTATGCGATGGCCGGCGATAAGGAAAAATTCCTATTGGCCGGAATGAACGGCTATGTTTCCAAGCCTGTGGACATGACCGAATTGCATACCACCATTGATCAGGTGATGTTGGAAAAGGGGCTGACCACAGATTGA
- a CDS encoding limonene-1,2-epoxide hydrolase family protein, with product MSKTPIEIAETFYGLWSDDRMEDALTMLTEDVLYDNIPFPTIIGRDGVRKFHVDFGFGNDFRAEFKIVNIAAAGNIVLSERVDIFYHSSGGTITLPVMGTLTIENGMITVWRDYFDPTDFEKQLSQIKR from the coding sequence ATGTCCAAAACCCCGATTGAAATCGCTGAAACCTTCTACGGGCTCTGGAGCGACGATCGCATGGAAGACGCCCTGACCATGCTCACCGAGGATGTGCTCTACGACAATATCCCATTTCCGACCATCATCGGGCGTGATGGTGTCCGCAAATTCCACGTCGATTTCGGGTTTGGCAACGATTTCAGAGCCGAATTCAAGATCGTCAATATTGCCGCCGCAGGGAATATCGTGCTCAGCGAACGAGTCGATATCTTCTATCACAGCAGCGGCGGCACCATCACGCTGCCGGTCATGGGGACGCTCACCATCGAGAACGGCATGATCACCGTCTGGCGCGACTATTTCGATCCGACCGATTTCGAAAAGCAGCTCAGCCAAATCAAGCGCTAG
- a CDS encoding NAD(P)H-quinone oxidoreductase, with the protein MKAIVFDRFGKAEVLRLAEVPKPEMRPGDLLVKVKAAGVNRADLLQREGYYGTQSYGESDLLGLELAGEIVAVGKEVTGFCPGERVMAIVGGGAYAEFARVDHGMAVHVPERLDDVAAGAVMESFVTAWEAVAHLGAVTQGSTVLVHAAAGGVGSAAVEIAHALGSRVFATASGSRRSDVGALGADQVFDYRSEDFKTGVLDATHGKGVDVVIDFVGGDYLARNLASLTPGGRLIQVGLMSGEDDATIPLGLVLHNHLHLIGTVMKSRNAEEKRAMIHRFAMGALPMFVDGRLHPVVGRTFPLADAAGAHRFMEAGGGFGKIVLTVPA; encoded by the coding sequence ATGAAAGCGATTGTGTTCGACCGGTTCGGCAAGGCGGAGGTCCTCCGTCTTGCCGAAGTCCCGAAGCCCGAGATGCGCCCTGGCGATCTTTTGGTAAAAGTGAAGGCCGCCGGCGTGAATCGCGCCGACTTGCTCCAGCGCGAAGGCTACTACGGTACGCAAAGCTACGGCGAGAGCGACCTGCTTGGCCTGGAACTCGCTGGCGAGATCGTCGCCGTGGGAAAAGAGGTCACAGGTTTTTGCCCGGGAGAGAGGGTGATGGCCATCGTCGGGGGTGGCGCCTATGCCGAATTCGCTCGGGTGGACCATGGAATGGCGGTCCATGTTCCGGAGCGCCTTGACGATGTCGCAGCGGGTGCGGTGATGGAATCCTTCGTCACCGCCTGGGAGGCGGTGGCGCACCTCGGAGCCGTAACGCAGGGAAGCACGGTTCTTGTCCATGCGGCGGCCGGGGGTGTCGGCTCCGCCGCAGTTGAAATTGCCCATGCCCTCGGGAGCAGGGTCTTCGCCACCGCCTCGGGATCGCGCCGTTCGGACGTGGGAGCTCTCGGAGCCGATCAAGTGTTCGACTATCGCAGCGAAGACTTCAAGACAGGCGTCCTCGACGCAACACATGGGAAGGGCGTCGATGTGGTCATCGACTTCGTCGGCGGAGATTACCTGGCCCGGAACCTCGCCAGCCTGACGCCCGGTGGTCGTCTCATTCAGGTTGGCCTTATGAGCGGCGAGGACGACGCGACCATCCCGCTTGGGCTCGTTCTCCACAACCACCTCCATCTGATTGGAACGGTCATGAAGTCCCGCAACGCCGAGGAGAAACGAGCGATGATTCATCGCTTCGCCATGGGCGCACTCCCGATGTTTGTCGATGGCAGGCTGCATCCGGTGGTGGGAAGAACATTCCCGCTTGCCGACGCAGCCGGGGCCCACCGATTCATGGAGGCCGGCGGCGGTTTCGGGAAGATTGTACTGACCGTACCGGCTTAA